The Fulvivirga maritima genome segment CTTACAGTAGGTGTGGCCCTGATGTGAAATTTCGATTTTTAAAGTTAAGACTATTCATAGGTTGTTCAGCTTATCTTGGTGCATAACGGTCTCGTATAACCGTCAGTTACGGATTAAAATTAATGATTTCGGCTAAGCACTGACGTTAGCAATTCCGAGTGGATTCGGACGTAGTCGAATCCGCCGTAATTGCGGTTATACATTGTAGGCTGTAGTGTTTTTTCAATCCCATATTTTTGGTCTATCAATTTTCATTGATCTTAAATACGACAAAAATTGTCCTGCGTGAACTGATTCGTGATATCCAATCCGCAATAAATATTTTTCAAGTATTTTCTTTTCTCCGTTCCCTGGATGAATGATTTCGGTTTCGTTTAATTCCGTATCTGAAAATTGCCGTACACTTTCTATAAATGTTTTTCTATAAGGTTCGGCAAATTCGAGTTCATCAGCGACGCTAATGAATGGTCGGTTTTCCCAAGGTGTTTTATAATTTGTCATATCTCCTTGATTAATAATAAGATTCCATCCATAATCAGCCTCCAAAACGTGTCTTATCATTTCTGATGCACTCATTGCTTTTTCATCAGGTTTCCAATTATAATATTTCTCAGGTAGTCCATTCCAAAGTTTTATACTTCTTCTCCTTATTTCTGTAAAATTTAAAATTATGATTTCAGATTGGGTCATTTCTTTGTTTTCGTGAATGTCGATTACATTACAGCCAACGACCAGCTAAAATCCGTAGGCTGTACATCTGTAAATATCGGTAAAGATTTTAACGTACAATTGCCTGAAA includes the following:
- a CDS encoding DinB family protein, which translates into the protein MTQSEIIILNFTEIRRRSIKLWNGLPEKYYNWKPDEKAMSASEMIRHVLEADYGWNLIINQGDMTNYKTPWENRPFISVADELEFAEPYRKTFIESVRQFSDTELNETEIIHPGNGEKKILEKYLLRIGYHESVHAGQFLSYLRSMKIDRPKIWD